The following are encoded together in the Nymphaea colorata isolate Beijing-Zhang1983 chromosome 14, ASM883128v2, whole genome shotgun sequence genome:
- the LOC116267810 gene encoding uncharacterized protein LOC116267810 isoform X2, which produces MVFRILQMLGCGTCVNLLEVQKMGKWQSFLKGRPKTSTRLQGFTDGVSAKGLQYTADTIKSGTDEKSKTNAMLQNGIDESENNFKGLTS; this is translated from the exons ATGGTTTTCAGGATTTTGCAAATGTTGGGGTGTGGTACTTGTGTCAATTTGTTGGAGGTGCAAAAGATGGGAAAATGGCAGAGTTTTTTAAAG GGGCGGCCAAAAACTTCCACGCGTCTCCAGGGATTCACAGATGGTGTGAGTGCTAAG ggaCTTCAATATACAGCTGATACCATAAAATCAGGGACAGATGAGAAGTCGAAAACAAATGCAATGCTTCAGAATGGCATTGATGAATCTGAAAATAACTTCAAAGGCTTGACAAG TTGA
- the LOC116267810 gene encoding uncharacterized protein LOC116267810 isoform X1 has product MVFRILQMLGCGTCVNLLEVQKMGKWQSFLKGRPKTSTRLQGFTDGVSAKGLQYTADTIKSGTDEKSKTNAMLQNGIDESENNFKGLTSYG; this is encoded by the exons ATGGTTTTCAGGATTTTGCAAATGTTGGGGTGTGGTACTTGTGTCAATTTGTTGGAGGTGCAAAAGATGGGAAAATGGCAGAGTTTTTTAAAG GGGCGGCCAAAAACTTCCACGCGTCTCCAGGGATTCACAGATGGTGTGAGTGCTAAG ggaCTTCAATATACAGCTGATACCATAAAATCAGGGACAGATGAGAAGTCGAAAACAAATGCAATGCTTCAGAATGGCATTGATGAATCTGAAAATAACTTCAAAGGCTTGACAAG TTATGGTTGA
- the LOC116267808 gene encoding nuclear ribonuclease Z-like — protein sequence MMAGSGESEAGGGRKKGAMKIEGYPVEGLSIGGQETCVIFPTLKIAFDIGRCPQRAIGQEFLFISHGHMDHIGGLPMYVATRGLYSMKPPTIFVPRSIKNSVEKLFVVHREMDQSELKHTLIGLDAGEEFQFRRDLIVRPFRTYHVVPSQGYLIYSVKQKLKQEFVGLSGNEIKNLRLSGVEVTNTVRSPEIAFTGDTMADFIVDPDNSDVLHAKVLIMESTFLDNGIAVQHARDYGHTHLSEIVGYAERFHNKAILLIHFSARYTKNEIEASMSQLPSNLIDKVFTLTEGI from the exons ATGATGGCGGGAAGTGGAGAGTCGGAAgcaggaggaggaaggaagaaagggGCGATGAAGATTGAAGGGTACCCGGTGGAGGGGCTGTCGATCGGAGGGCAGGAGACGTGCGTCATCTTCCCAACCCTCAAGATCGCCTTCGACATTGGCCGCTGTCCGCAGCGAGCCATCGGCCAGGAGTTTCTCTTCATCTCCCACGGCCACATGGACCACATC ggAGGATTGCCAATGTATGTAGCAACTCGGGGCCTATATAGCATGAAGCCTCCAACTATTTTTGTTCCCAGATCTATAAAGAACAGTGTGGAGAAGCTTTTTGTAGTTCACAGAGAAATGGATCAGTCTGAGCTTAAACACACACTGATAGGTCTAGACGCTG GAGAGGAGTTTCAGTTTCGAAGGGACCTTATTGTTAGACCTTTCAGAACATATCATGTTGTACCAAGTCAA GGTTATCTAATTTATTCGGTAAAGCAGAAATTAAAGCAGGAGTTTGTTGGACTTTCTGGAAATGAAATTAAGAACTTGAGATTGTCAGGTGTGGAG GTTACCAACACAGTCAGATCACCTGAAATTGCATTCACGGGAGACACCATGGCTGATTTTATAGTTGACCCTGACAATAGTGATGTTTTGCATGCAAAAGTTCTTATTATGGAG AGCACATTCCTAGATAATGGGATAGCAGTACAGCATGCTAGGGATTACGGTCACACTCATCTCTCTGAG ATTGTCGGCTATGCAGAGAGGTTCCACAATAAAGCAATTCTTCTTATCCATTTTTCTGCTCGTTACACAAAAAAT GAGATCGAAGCTTCAATGTCTCAGTTGCCTTCAAATCTGATTGACAAGGTCTTCACACTAACCGAAGGAATTTGA